The following is a genomic window from Paenibacillus sp..
CTCACCCGTCCGCCGCTAACCTTGCCCCGAAGGACAAGATCCGCTCGACTTGCATGTATTAGGCACGCCGCCAGCGTTCGTCCTGAGCCAGGATCAAACTCTCCAAAAAGGGTAGTTCGTCTATGCTCATTACAAGCTAGCTTTCTTACTTTGTCCGACGGACCGAAATCCGCCGAACGCGTATGCGCTCGTTGTTCAGTTTTCAAGGTGCAAGCTGTTCTGTTTGCCTGCCGCCGTTTTAGCGGCGACTTTTATATACTATCACATCCGCCCTTGTCTTGCAACCCCTCAACCTTTGGAATTTTTATTCCGCCGTTTCAAAGCGGTTTGCATTTCCGGGACAGCGAGAAATAATGTATCACAAACCGCAAGTCCGGGTCAAGGGCCGTAAAAATTTACCTTAAAATACGGAGCGAACAAGAAACTTCTCCGTACGCTCTGTAAAGCAAAACCACTCGACGCGGGTCGAGTGGCTATCGAGTTTTCCGATTCAGCGCATAGCGCGACAGATCTTTCGGCGAAGCCAAGCGGGCATACATGCGGAAGATCACCTTGTACCGATTTTCGATCGCCGTCCTCATATCGCCGTCGATGCGGGTGTCGCGCAAATCGAGCAGCATTTCATCCAATTCCTTGCGGAGCACGTAATCCAATTCTCTGCATTCCCGGTCGCTAAATAGAATCCCTAACACGGCCGAATTGCCCCCTTGGCGTTTCTTAGATGTTCGTGTAATTTGTTATTCACCAAATCGGGTAATTTTAACCGCGGACCAGAAAGTATGTTATCGTGCTTTCAATGAACGCCGCCGCCAGCAAGGCGAAGAATAAAAACGACACCAGCCGGCGCAGCGTCCCGTGGAATGCGCGGAGCGCCGCCGGGGAGCCTCCGCCTCGCAGCGCGCGGAACAGCTCGACGGAAACCAGCATGCCGTACTTTAATCCGTACGACGCCGCGATGACGACGGCCGTCAGCTCCAACACGCCGTGAGGCAAAATGCCGAGCACGATCACCTGTCCGACGTTCGCTCCCGATTCGCCCGCCGTCGCGGCGACGTATCCTAAAATCATACCGTTCATCACCATGAAATAGATCGGAAATATACCGAACAAAGCGCCCAGAAATACGACAAACACTGATTTTACGAAATTATTGATAAAAATGAACAGGAACATCCACACCTGCGCGTTGTCCATGGCGTCCAGCCGTTCCACCATGCTCCGCAGCGGCTCCAATTGCCCCGCCAAATAAGCGTCGAGCCAATCCCCCGTCGCTCCCATGGCGATCCCGATCGCGAACAGCGCCGCGCTAATACCGATATATATGCGCATCGCGCTTAAGTCTTGGACGAACGCCCTCATGCTCGCTTTGTTCATCGCTC
Proteins encoded in this region:
- a CDS encoding stage II sporulation protein M codes for the protein MNKASMRAFVQDLSAMRIYIGISAALFAIGIAMGATGDWLDAYLAGQLEPLRSMVERLDAMDNAQVWMFLFIFINNFVKSVFVVFLGALFGIFPIYFMVMNGMILGYVAATAGESGANVGQVIVLGILPHGVLELTAVVIAASYGLKYGMLVSVELFRALRGGGSPAALRAFHGTLRRLVSFLFFALLAAAFIESTITYFLVRG